In Nematostella vectensis chromosome 2, jaNemVect1.1, whole genome shotgun sequence, one genomic interval encodes:
- the LOC5514342 gene encoding octopamine receptor, whose protein sequence is MTELATHNSTAMGNFSYLSGNESSSSIRIDAPPLYEVIIQCIFLFAVLIVAVVGNGIVSLCVFTNKHLQVPTNYFIVSLAAADFLFAVLALPFRLYDVLAGYKWHLGLHTCRYWVWLDLLFCSASIANLAAISVDRYLKISSPLTYNSRMTPKRVVLVLVLLWGYSMILASLTLVQWSPDPKDQGRGTIVENGICRMEAKIYLTIISVIGFFAPFAIMVLMYYFVFKVAVEHASRVARQHESLRTRHTVTRKKRNRRRSSSSIALLEVKATKTLILLLSVFCLCWCPYFVISLISLHRIEWFYALPLWLNKLLRIMFVLFLPNCNSALNPIVYSTNNHQFRSVIRRMARKQRERARNFTNAFSEGSHFMTDSRRPSGSSTKLKSISNHSALQTKNKHFHKDALTSVARNKINSPTQR, encoded by the coding sequence ATGACAGAGCTAGCAACGCATAATTCTACAGCCATGGGAAACTTTTCATACCTGTCGGGAAACGAATCTTCAAGTTCGATTCGAATAGATGCTCCGCCACTCTACGAAGTGATCATTCAGTGTATTTTCCTCTTTGCCGTATTGATAGTTGCTGTGGTCGGTAACGGGATCGTCAGCTTATGTGTGTTCACAAATAAACACTTACAAGTACCCACTAACTATTTTATTGTAAGCCTCGCGGCGGCAGATTTTTTGTTCGCCGTTTTGGCGCTGCCGTTTCGCCTCTACGATGTACTCGCAGGTTACAAGTGGCACCTAGGCCTTCATACTTGCCGCTACTGGGTCTGGCTTGATTTGCTCTTCTGCTCGGCCTCCATAGCAAACCTGGCGGCAATAAGTGTTGATCGCTATTTGAAGATCTCCTCACCACTCACGTACAATTCGAGAATGACTCCAAAGCGTGTAGTGCTCGTCCTGGTCCTGCTCTGGGGCTATTCCATGATCCTTGCAAGCCTCACTCTTGTCCAGTGGTCGCCAGACCCGAAGGATCAAGGCCGCGGTACCATCGTCGAGAATGGCATCTGCCGAATGGAAGCTAAGATCTACCTCACCATCATCTCCGTGATTGGCTTCTTCGCTCCGTTCGCTATCATGGTCCTCATGTACTATTTTGTGTTTAAAGTCGCAGTGGAGCACGCGTCCAGAGTTGCGCGCCAGCACGAGTCTTTACGCACCAGGCACACAGTCACGCGCAAGAAACGCAACCGTCGCCGGTCATCCAGCTCTATTGCTCTCCTCGAAGTCAAAGCCACCAAAACGCTAATCCTTTTACTGAGCGTTTTTTGCTTGTGTTGGTGTCCTTACTTTGTGATCTCGCTTATTAGTCTCCACAGAATTGAGTGGTTCTATGCACTACCTCTCTGGCTGAACAAACTGTTGCGGATTATGTTTGTACTGTTTTTACCGAACTGTAATTCCGCGCTGAACCCTATTGTGTACTCAACAAATAACCATCAGTTTCGTAGCGTTATCCGACGCATGGCGCGCAAACAGCGCGAAAGGGCGCGCAACTTTACCAACGCCTTTTCTGAAGGGTCGCACTTCATGACCGACTCAAGAAGGCCCAGTGGGTCTTCGACCAAACTCAAGAGTATCTCAAATCACTCCGCGctgcaaacaaaaaacaaacactttCACAAAGATGCCCTCACTAGTGTAGCTAGAAACAAGATTAATAGTCCCACCCAAAGATGA